From one Esox lucius isolate fEsoLuc1 chromosome 11, fEsoLuc1.pri, whole genome shotgun sequence genomic stretch:
- the mgrn1b gene encoding E3 ubiquitin-protein ligase MGRN1b isoform X3: protein MGSILSRRIAGVEDIDIQANSAYRFPPKSGNYFASHFFMGGEKFDTPHPEGYLFGENMDLNFLGNRPVQFPYVTPAPHEPVKTLRSLVNIRKDSLRLVRYKDDTDSPLEEGGKPKVLYGVEFTFDADARVAINLYCQAFEEFSNGMAVYNPKDPSLVSETVHYKRGVSQHFSLPSFKIDFTDWKEEDLNFDLDRGVFPMVIQAVVDEGDGRLSQPHDCLGHAHVLLAAFEKHVDGSFSVKPLKQKQIVDRVSYLLQEIYGIENKNNQETKPSDDENSDNSNECVVCLSDLRDTLILPCRHLCLCNSCADTLRYQANNCPICRLPFRALLQIRAVRKKPGALSPVSFSPVLAQTMDHDEHSSADSVPPGFEPISLLEALNGLHSVSPCIPSAPLYDEINFSGGLGGESRTLGSPDHSVDGALQKGKVSKSPDSTLRSPSSPIQEEDEEKLSELSDAQPHTLLSSSPAPTEVTAANHDPEFASPDEDRMHSGGERDILQDCSSEHSSLTKTESDPPGDLSLPAEGPEACSIGMEE from the exons ATGGGGTCGATTCTTAGTCGGAGAATCGCTGGTGTTGAGGATATTGATATCCAGGCGAATTCTGCGTACAGATTTCCACCAAAGTCAG GAAATTATTTTGCTAGTCATTTTTTCATGGGAGGGGAGAAATTTGACACTCCACATCCAGAGGGATACCTATTTGGGGAAAACATGGATTTGAACTTCCTTGGAAATAGGCCTGTGCAA TTCCCGTATGTGACCCCAGCACCCCATGAGCCTGTAAAGACCCTGAGAAGTCTGGTCAATATCAGGAAGGACTCTCTACGGTTGGTCAG GTACAAGGATGACACTGACTCTCCTCTAGAGGAAGGAGGAAAGCCCAAGGTTCTGTATGGTGTGGAGTTCACCTTTGATGCTGATGCTCGTGTGGCTATCAACCTTTACTGCCAAGCCTTTGAAGAGTTCTCCAATGGGATGGCAGT GTATAACCCAAAGGATCCATCCTTGGTTTCTGAGACTGTACATTATAAAAGAGGTGTGAGCCAACATTTCTCCCTGCCTTCTTTCAAAATTGATTTCACCGATTGGAAGGAGGAGGAT CTGAACTTTGACCTGGACCGAGGTGTTTTCCCCATGGTAATCCAAGCTGTGGTGGATGAAGGGGATGGTAGGTTGTCTCAGCCACATG ATTGCTTGGGACATGCACATGTTCTGCTGGCAGCTTTTGAGAAA CATGTGGATGGCAGTTTCTCTGTCAAGCCTCTGAAGCAGAAACAAATT GTGGATCGTGTGAGCTACCTGCTCCAGGAGATCTACGgaattgaaaacaaaaacaaccaagAGACCAAG CCATCAGATGATGAGAACAGCGACAACAGTAACGAGTGTGTTGTGTGCCTGTCAGACCTCCGGGACACCCTCATCCTGCCGTGCCGACACCTGTGTCTCTGCAACTCCTGTGCGGACACCCTGCGTTACCAGGCCAACAACTGTCCTATCTGCAGACTGC CCTTCCGAGCCTTGCTGCAGATCCGAGCTGTGCGGAAGAAGCCTGGGGCGCTGTCCCCGGTGTCTTTCAGCCCGGTCCTGGCCCAGACCATGGACCATGATGAGCACTCA AGCGCAGACTCTGTTCCCCCCGGCTTTGAGCCCATCTCTTTGTTGGAGGCCCTGAACGGCCTGCACTCTGTGTCCCCCTGCATTCCCTCCGCGCCCCTGTATGATGAGATCAACTTCTCTGGGGGCCTAGGAGGGGAGAGCCGGACACTGGGCTCTCCAGATCACTCTGTGGACGGGGCTCTGCAGAAGGGGAAAGTCAGCAAGTCACCTGACAG CACCCTGAGATCGCCCTCATCGCCAATccaggaggaggatgaggagaagcTGTCCGAGTTGTCTGACGCCCAGCCTCACACGCTGCTCTCCAGCAGCCCCGCTCCCACTGAGGTCACCGCGGCTAACCACGACCCCGAGTTCGCCTCCCCCGACG AGGACAGGATGCATTCAGGAGGTGAGAGAGACATCCTCCAGGACTGTAGCAGTGAACACAGCAGCTTAACCAAGACAGAGAGTGACCCACCTGGGGACCTGTCTCTGCCAG CTGAAGGTCCTGAGGCCTGCTCTATTGGTATGGAGGAATAA
- the mgrn1b gene encoding E3 ubiquitin-protein ligase MGRN1b isoform X1, with the protein MGSILSRRIAGVEDIDIQANSAYRFPPKSGNYFASHFFMGGEKFDTPHPEGYLFGENMDLNFLGNRPVQFPYVTPAPHEPVKTLRSLVNIRKDSLRLVRYKDDTDSPLEEGGKPKVLYGVEFTFDADARVAINLYCQAFEEFSNGMAVYNPKDPSLVSETVHYKRGVSQHFSLPSFKIDFTDWKEEDLNFDLDRGVFPMVIQAVVDEGDGRLSQPHDCLGHAHVLLAAFEKHVDGSFSVKPLKQKQIVDRVSYLLQEIYGIENKNNQETKPSDDENSDNSNECVVCLSDLRDTLILPCRHLCLCNSCADTLRYQANNCPICRLPFRALLQIRAVRKKPGALSPVSFSPVLAQTMDHDEHSSADSVPPGFEPISLLEALNGLHSVSPCIPSAPLYDEINFSGGLGGESRTLGSPDHSVDGALQKGKVSKSPDSTLRSPSSPIQEEDEEKLSELSDAQPHTLLSSSPAPTEVTAANHDPEFASPDEDRMHSGGERDILQDCSSEHSSLTKTESDPPGDLSLPGSSESTESLKSESTNCSSQPLLCPPSSLHMEDEQHEP; encoded by the exons ATGGGGTCGATTCTTAGTCGGAGAATCGCTGGTGTTGAGGATATTGATATCCAGGCGAATTCTGCGTACAGATTTCCACCAAAGTCAG GAAATTATTTTGCTAGTCATTTTTTCATGGGAGGGGAGAAATTTGACACTCCACATCCAGAGGGATACCTATTTGGGGAAAACATGGATTTGAACTTCCTTGGAAATAGGCCTGTGCAA TTCCCGTATGTGACCCCAGCACCCCATGAGCCTGTAAAGACCCTGAGAAGTCTGGTCAATATCAGGAAGGACTCTCTACGGTTGGTCAG GTACAAGGATGACACTGACTCTCCTCTAGAGGAAGGAGGAAAGCCCAAGGTTCTGTATGGTGTGGAGTTCACCTTTGATGCTGATGCTCGTGTGGCTATCAACCTTTACTGCCAAGCCTTTGAAGAGTTCTCCAATGGGATGGCAGT GTATAACCCAAAGGATCCATCCTTGGTTTCTGAGACTGTACATTATAAAAGAGGTGTGAGCCAACATTTCTCCCTGCCTTCTTTCAAAATTGATTTCACCGATTGGAAGGAGGAGGAT CTGAACTTTGACCTGGACCGAGGTGTTTTCCCCATGGTAATCCAAGCTGTGGTGGATGAAGGGGATGGTAGGTTGTCTCAGCCACATG ATTGCTTGGGACATGCACATGTTCTGCTGGCAGCTTTTGAGAAA CATGTGGATGGCAGTTTCTCTGTCAAGCCTCTGAAGCAGAAACAAATT GTGGATCGTGTGAGCTACCTGCTCCAGGAGATCTACGgaattgaaaacaaaaacaaccaagAGACCAAG CCATCAGATGATGAGAACAGCGACAACAGTAACGAGTGTGTTGTGTGCCTGTCAGACCTCCGGGACACCCTCATCCTGCCGTGCCGACACCTGTGTCTCTGCAACTCCTGTGCGGACACCCTGCGTTACCAGGCCAACAACTGTCCTATCTGCAGACTGC CCTTCCGAGCCTTGCTGCAGATCCGAGCTGTGCGGAAGAAGCCTGGGGCGCTGTCCCCGGTGTCTTTCAGCCCGGTCCTGGCCCAGACCATGGACCATGATGAGCACTCA AGCGCAGACTCTGTTCCCCCCGGCTTTGAGCCCATCTCTTTGTTGGAGGCCCTGAACGGCCTGCACTCTGTGTCCCCCTGCATTCCCTCCGCGCCCCTGTATGATGAGATCAACTTCTCTGGGGGCCTAGGAGGGGAGAGCCGGACACTGGGCTCTCCAGATCACTCTGTGGACGGGGCTCTGCAGAAGGGGAAAGTCAGCAAGTCACCTGACAG CACCCTGAGATCGCCCTCATCGCCAATccaggaggaggatgaggagaagcTGTCCGAGTTGTCTGACGCCCAGCCTCACACGCTGCTCTCCAGCAGCCCCGCTCCCACTGAGGTCACCGCGGCTAACCACGACCCCGAGTTCGCCTCCCCCGACG AGGACAGGATGCATTCAGGAGGTGAGAGAGACATCCTCCAGGACTGTAGCAGTGAACACAGCAGCTTAACCAAGACAGAGAGTGACCCACCTGGGGACCTGTCTCTGCCAG GGTCGTCTGAGTCAACGGAGAGCCTGAAGAGTGAGAGCACCAACTGCTCCAGCCAGCCTCTCCTGTGTCCCCCCAGCAGCCTTCACATGGAGGATGAGCAACATGAGCCCTAA
- the mgrn1b gene encoding E3 ubiquitin-protein ligase MGRN1b isoform X4 translates to MGSILSRRIAGVEDIDIQANSAYRFPPKSGNYFASHFFMGGEKFDTPHPEGYLFGENMDLNFLGNRPVQFPYVTPAPHEPVKTLRSLVNIRKDSLRLVRYKDDTDSPLEEGGKPKVLYGVEFTFDADARVAINLYCQAFEEFSNGMAVYNPKDPSLVSETVHYKRGVSQHFSLPSFKIDFTDWKEEDLNFDLDRGVFPMVIQAVVDEGDDCLGHAHVLLAAFEKHVDGSFSVKPLKQKQIVDRVSYLLQEIYGIENKNNQETKPSDDENSDNSNECVVCLSDLRDTLILPCRHLCLCNSCADTLRYQANNCPICRLPFRALLQIRAVRKKPGALSPVSFSPVLAQTMDHDEHSSADSVPPGFEPISLLEALNGLHSVSPCIPSAPLYDEINFSGGLGGESRTLGSPDHSVDGALQKGKVSKSPDSTLRSPSSPIQEEDEEKLSELSDAQPHTLLSSSPAPTEVTAANHDPEFASPDEDRMHSGGERDILQDCSSEHSSLTKTESDPPGDLSLPAEGPEACSIGMEE, encoded by the exons ATGGGGTCGATTCTTAGTCGGAGAATCGCTGGTGTTGAGGATATTGATATCCAGGCGAATTCTGCGTACAGATTTCCACCAAAGTCAG GAAATTATTTTGCTAGTCATTTTTTCATGGGAGGGGAGAAATTTGACACTCCACATCCAGAGGGATACCTATTTGGGGAAAACATGGATTTGAACTTCCTTGGAAATAGGCCTGTGCAA TTCCCGTATGTGACCCCAGCACCCCATGAGCCTGTAAAGACCCTGAGAAGTCTGGTCAATATCAGGAAGGACTCTCTACGGTTGGTCAG GTACAAGGATGACACTGACTCTCCTCTAGAGGAAGGAGGAAAGCCCAAGGTTCTGTATGGTGTGGAGTTCACCTTTGATGCTGATGCTCGTGTGGCTATCAACCTTTACTGCCAAGCCTTTGAAGAGTTCTCCAATGGGATGGCAGT GTATAACCCAAAGGATCCATCCTTGGTTTCTGAGACTGTACATTATAAAAGAGGTGTGAGCCAACATTTCTCCCTGCCTTCTTTCAAAATTGATTTCACCGATTGGAAGGAGGAGGAT CTGAACTTTGACCTGGACCGAGGTGTTTTCCCCATGGTAATCCAAGCTGTGGTGGATGAAGGGGATG ATTGCTTGGGACATGCACATGTTCTGCTGGCAGCTTTTGAGAAA CATGTGGATGGCAGTTTCTCTGTCAAGCCTCTGAAGCAGAAACAAATT GTGGATCGTGTGAGCTACCTGCTCCAGGAGATCTACGgaattgaaaacaaaaacaaccaagAGACCAAG CCATCAGATGATGAGAACAGCGACAACAGTAACGAGTGTGTTGTGTGCCTGTCAGACCTCCGGGACACCCTCATCCTGCCGTGCCGACACCTGTGTCTCTGCAACTCCTGTGCGGACACCCTGCGTTACCAGGCCAACAACTGTCCTATCTGCAGACTGC CCTTCCGAGCCTTGCTGCAGATCCGAGCTGTGCGGAAGAAGCCTGGGGCGCTGTCCCCGGTGTCTTTCAGCCCGGTCCTGGCCCAGACCATGGACCATGATGAGCACTCA AGCGCAGACTCTGTTCCCCCCGGCTTTGAGCCCATCTCTTTGTTGGAGGCCCTGAACGGCCTGCACTCTGTGTCCCCCTGCATTCCCTCCGCGCCCCTGTATGATGAGATCAACTTCTCTGGGGGCCTAGGAGGGGAGAGCCGGACACTGGGCTCTCCAGATCACTCTGTGGACGGGGCTCTGCAGAAGGGGAAAGTCAGCAAGTCACCTGACAG CACCCTGAGATCGCCCTCATCGCCAATccaggaggaggatgaggagaagcTGTCCGAGTTGTCTGACGCCCAGCCTCACACGCTGCTCTCCAGCAGCCCCGCTCCCACTGAGGTCACCGCGGCTAACCACGACCCCGAGTTCGCCTCCCCCGACG AGGACAGGATGCATTCAGGAGGTGAGAGAGACATCCTCCAGGACTGTAGCAGTGAACACAGCAGCTTAACCAAGACAGAGAGTGACCCACCTGGGGACCTGTCTCTGCCAG CTGAAGGTCCTGAGGCCTGCTCTATTGGTATGGAGGAATAA
- the mgrn1b gene encoding E3 ubiquitin-protein ligase MGRN1b isoform X2 codes for MGSILSRRIAGVEDIDIQANSAYRFPPKSGNYFASHFFMGGEKFDTPHPEGYLFGENMDLNFLGNRPVQFPYVTPAPHEPVKTLRSLVNIRKDSLRLVRYKDDTDSPLEEGGKPKVLYGVEFTFDADARVAINLYCQAFEEFSNGMAVYNPKDPSLVSETVHYKRGVSQHFSLPSFKIDFTDWKEEDLNFDLDRGVFPMVIQAVVDEGDDCLGHAHVLLAAFEKHVDGSFSVKPLKQKQIVDRVSYLLQEIYGIENKNNQETKPSDDENSDNSNECVVCLSDLRDTLILPCRHLCLCNSCADTLRYQANNCPICRLPFRALLQIRAVRKKPGALSPVSFSPVLAQTMDHDEHSSADSVPPGFEPISLLEALNGLHSVSPCIPSAPLYDEINFSGGLGGESRTLGSPDHSVDGALQKGKVSKSPDSTLRSPSSPIQEEDEEKLSELSDAQPHTLLSSSPAPTEVTAANHDPEFASPDEDRMHSGGERDILQDCSSEHSSLTKTESDPPGDLSLPGSSESTESLKSESTNCSSQPLLCPPSSLHMEDEQHEP; via the exons ATGGGGTCGATTCTTAGTCGGAGAATCGCTGGTGTTGAGGATATTGATATCCAGGCGAATTCTGCGTACAGATTTCCACCAAAGTCAG GAAATTATTTTGCTAGTCATTTTTTCATGGGAGGGGAGAAATTTGACACTCCACATCCAGAGGGATACCTATTTGGGGAAAACATGGATTTGAACTTCCTTGGAAATAGGCCTGTGCAA TTCCCGTATGTGACCCCAGCACCCCATGAGCCTGTAAAGACCCTGAGAAGTCTGGTCAATATCAGGAAGGACTCTCTACGGTTGGTCAG GTACAAGGATGACACTGACTCTCCTCTAGAGGAAGGAGGAAAGCCCAAGGTTCTGTATGGTGTGGAGTTCACCTTTGATGCTGATGCTCGTGTGGCTATCAACCTTTACTGCCAAGCCTTTGAAGAGTTCTCCAATGGGATGGCAGT GTATAACCCAAAGGATCCATCCTTGGTTTCTGAGACTGTACATTATAAAAGAGGTGTGAGCCAACATTTCTCCCTGCCTTCTTTCAAAATTGATTTCACCGATTGGAAGGAGGAGGAT CTGAACTTTGACCTGGACCGAGGTGTTTTCCCCATGGTAATCCAAGCTGTGGTGGATGAAGGGGATG ATTGCTTGGGACATGCACATGTTCTGCTGGCAGCTTTTGAGAAA CATGTGGATGGCAGTTTCTCTGTCAAGCCTCTGAAGCAGAAACAAATT GTGGATCGTGTGAGCTACCTGCTCCAGGAGATCTACGgaattgaaaacaaaaacaaccaagAGACCAAG CCATCAGATGATGAGAACAGCGACAACAGTAACGAGTGTGTTGTGTGCCTGTCAGACCTCCGGGACACCCTCATCCTGCCGTGCCGACACCTGTGTCTCTGCAACTCCTGTGCGGACACCCTGCGTTACCAGGCCAACAACTGTCCTATCTGCAGACTGC CCTTCCGAGCCTTGCTGCAGATCCGAGCTGTGCGGAAGAAGCCTGGGGCGCTGTCCCCGGTGTCTTTCAGCCCGGTCCTGGCCCAGACCATGGACCATGATGAGCACTCA AGCGCAGACTCTGTTCCCCCCGGCTTTGAGCCCATCTCTTTGTTGGAGGCCCTGAACGGCCTGCACTCTGTGTCCCCCTGCATTCCCTCCGCGCCCCTGTATGATGAGATCAACTTCTCTGGGGGCCTAGGAGGGGAGAGCCGGACACTGGGCTCTCCAGATCACTCTGTGGACGGGGCTCTGCAGAAGGGGAAAGTCAGCAAGTCACCTGACAG CACCCTGAGATCGCCCTCATCGCCAATccaggaggaggatgaggagaagcTGTCCGAGTTGTCTGACGCCCAGCCTCACACGCTGCTCTCCAGCAGCCCCGCTCCCACTGAGGTCACCGCGGCTAACCACGACCCCGAGTTCGCCTCCCCCGACG AGGACAGGATGCATTCAGGAGGTGAGAGAGACATCCTCCAGGACTGTAGCAGTGAACACAGCAGCTTAACCAAGACAGAGAGTGACCCACCTGGGGACCTGTCTCTGCCAG GGTCGTCTGAGTCAACGGAGAGCCTGAAGAGTGAGAGCACCAACTGCTCCAGCCAGCCTCTCCTGTGTCCCCCCAGCAGCCTTCACATGGAGGATGAGCAACATGAGCCCTAA
- the LOC105013381 gene encoding forkhead box protein J1-B-like isoform X1 has product MTVKSGTSQQLATGCRKLPYENTGDPSKGAAEYEGRSTMPVLPSQDMSTRFKEEWINLPEVSDSLNVSVQLDDSLTSLQWLQNYSILSASLASLPGSTCQPYHLSWQSQPHSKVSDSPHSPSAGETAATGMPQSTGNPITSRASADRTRYSLLLQTVHNNDHQIPVPARSAEEVDYMTNHQVKPPYSYATMICMAMRASKQNKITLSAIYNWIKENFCYYRHAEPSWQNSIRHNLSLNKCFVKVPRRKDEPGKGGFWQIDSQHADLSVDGVFRRRRMPATHFYTQKNSKNHQSSQNRITQNHHLDRTQAHRRVSQRGAGAGHKPLRGGTKWATVHKSTLLTSNLREPEVLKGELDWAMVFDDILNGNSNDIDNLDMNLAVNTPGWEMELSHQESQGPGCHPGTWQGDGDHQHTHWSTGMNHDTTGGYSVDEVQQHLNLTGRQQQRISLAVQPQRHQEHQELTQFPEEQHRHPWEELKEEVPEVPITLDYTLNYCECFFTRMQPWGQ; this is encoded by the exons ATGACAGTTAAG TCAGGGACATCACAACAACTTGCAACAGGTTGCCGTAAGCTACCATATGAAAACACTGGTGATCCCTCAAAAGGTGCTGCGGAGTACGAG GGAAGGTCAACAATGCCAGTGCTACCAAGTCAGGATATGTCCACCAGATTTAAGGAGGAATGGATAAATCTCCCAGAAGTAAGTGACAGTTTGAATGTTTCAGTGCAACTGGATGACAGTCTAACCAGCCTTCAATGGCTCCAGAACTACTCCATACTTAGTGCGAGTCTTGCAAGTCTCCCGGGCTCCACTTGCCAGCCGTACCACCTGTCCTGGCAGAGCCAACCACACTCTAAGGTCTCCGACTCCCCACACAGTCCATCTGCTGGGGAAACTGCAGCCACCGGCATGCCTCAAAGCACAGGCAATCCCATCACCTCCCGTGCCTCAGCGGACAGGACCAGATACTCCTTGCTTCTCCAAACAGTGCACAACAACGACCACCAGATCCCTGTCCCAGCCCGTTCCGCAGAGGAAGTAGACTATATGACAAACCATCAGGTGAAGCCTCCATATTCCTACGCCACGATGATCTGCATGGCTATGCGGGCCAGCAAACAGAACAAGATCACGTTGTCTGCTATCTATAATTGGATCAAAGAGAATTTCTGCTACTACAGACATGCTGAGCCCAGCTGGCAG AATTCTATCCGTCATAACCTGTCTCTGAACAAGTGCTTCGTGAAGGTGCCCAGGCGGAAGGATGAACCAGGGAAAGGAGGCTTCTGGCAGATCGACTCTCAGCATGCAGACTTGTCTGTCGATGGGGTCTTCAGGCGCCGCCGGATGCCTGCCACCCACTTCTACACCCAGAAAAACAGCAAGAACCATCAATCATCCCAGAACCGTATTACCCAGAATCACCACCTGGACCGCACCCAGGCCCATCGGAGAGTGTCCCAGAGGGGGGCAGGCGCTGGGCACAAACCTTTACGCGGTGGCACAAAGTGGGCAACAGTCCATAAGTCAACCCTGTTGACATCAAATCTCAGGGAACCAGAGGTGTTGAAGGGGGAATTAGACTGGGCTATGGTGTTTGATGACATTCTGAATGGAAACAGCAATGACATTGATAACCTAGACATGAACCTTGCAGTAAACACCCCTGGCTGGGAGATGGAGCTTTCCCATCAGGAATCGCAGGGACCAGGCTGTCACCCAGGAACGTGGCAGGGCGACGGAGACCACCAGCACACCCACTGGTCCACGGGAATGAATCATGACACCACGGGCGGCTACAGTGTGGACGAGGTTCAACAGCATCTAAACCTGACAGGGAGGCAGCAGCAACGGATTTCTTTGGCAGTTCAGCCACAACGCCATCAGGAGCATCAGGAGCTGACACAGTTCCCGGAGGAGCAGCACAGACACCCCTGGGAGGAGCTGAAGGAGGAGGTGCCGGAAGTGCCAATCACTCTGGACTACACTCTCAACTACTGTGAATGCTTCTTCACCAGGATGCAACCATGGGGACAGTAG
- the LOC105013381 gene encoding forkhead box protein J1-B-like isoform X2, whose product MPVLPSQDMSTRFKEEWINLPEVSDSLNVSVQLDDSLTSLQWLQNYSILSASLASLPGSTCQPYHLSWQSQPHSKVSDSPHSPSAGETAATGMPQSTGNPITSRASADRTRYSLLLQTVHNNDHQIPVPARSAEEVDYMTNHQVKPPYSYATMICMAMRASKQNKITLSAIYNWIKENFCYYRHAEPSWQNSIRHNLSLNKCFVKVPRRKDEPGKGGFWQIDSQHADLSVDGVFRRRRMPATHFYTQKNSKNHQSSQNRITQNHHLDRTQAHRRVSQRGAGAGHKPLRGGTKWATVHKSTLLTSNLREPEVLKGELDWAMVFDDILNGNSNDIDNLDMNLAVNTPGWEMELSHQESQGPGCHPGTWQGDGDHQHTHWSTGMNHDTTGGYSVDEVQQHLNLTGRQQQRISLAVQPQRHQEHQELTQFPEEQHRHPWEELKEEVPEVPITLDYTLNYCECFFTRMQPWGQ is encoded by the exons ATGCCAGTGCTACCAAGTCAGGATATGTCCACCAGATTTAAGGAGGAATGGATAAATCTCCCAGAAGTAAGTGACAGTTTGAATGTTTCAGTGCAACTGGATGACAGTCTAACCAGCCTTCAATGGCTCCAGAACTACTCCATACTTAGTGCGAGTCTTGCAAGTCTCCCGGGCTCCACTTGCCAGCCGTACCACCTGTCCTGGCAGAGCCAACCACACTCTAAGGTCTCCGACTCCCCACACAGTCCATCTGCTGGGGAAACTGCAGCCACCGGCATGCCTCAAAGCACAGGCAATCCCATCACCTCCCGTGCCTCAGCGGACAGGACCAGATACTCCTTGCTTCTCCAAACAGTGCACAACAACGACCACCAGATCCCTGTCCCAGCCCGTTCCGCAGAGGAAGTAGACTATATGACAAACCATCAGGTGAAGCCTCCATATTCCTACGCCACGATGATCTGCATGGCTATGCGGGCCAGCAAACAGAACAAGATCACGTTGTCTGCTATCTATAATTGGATCAAAGAGAATTTCTGCTACTACAGACATGCTGAGCCCAGCTGGCAG AATTCTATCCGTCATAACCTGTCTCTGAACAAGTGCTTCGTGAAGGTGCCCAGGCGGAAGGATGAACCAGGGAAAGGAGGCTTCTGGCAGATCGACTCTCAGCATGCAGACTTGTCTGTCGATGGGGTCTTCAGGCGCCGCCGGATGCCTGCCACCCACTTCTACACCCAGAAAAACAGCAAGAACCATCAATCATCCCAGAACCGTATTACCCAGAATCACCACCTGGACCGCACCCAGGCCCATCGGAGAGTGTCCCAGAGGGGGGCAGGCGCTGGGCACAAACCTTTACGCGGTGGCACAAAGTGGGCAACAGTCCATAAGTCAACCCTGTTGACATCAAATCTCAGGGAACCAGAGGTGTTGAAGGGGGAATTAGACTGGGCTATGGTGTTTGATGACATTCTGAATGGAAACAGCAATGACATTGATAACCTAGACATGAACCTTGCAGTAAACACCCCTGGCTGGGAGATGGAGCTTTCCCATCAGGAATCGCAGGGACCAGGCTGTCACCCAGGAACGTGGCAGGGCGACGGAGACCACCAGCACACCCACTGGTCCACGGGAATGAATCATGACACCACGGGCGGCTACAGTGTGGACGAGGTTCAACAGCATCTAAACCTGACAGGGAGGCAGCAGCAACGGATTTCTTTGGCAGTTCAGCCACAACGCCATCAGGAGCATCAGGAGCTGACACAGTTCCCGGAGGAGCAGCACAGACACCCCTGGGAGGAGCTGAAGGAGGAGGTGCCGGAAGTGCCAATCACTCTGGACTACACTCTCAACTACTGTGAATGCTTCTTCACCAGGATGCAACCATGGGGACAGTAG
- the LOC105013381 gene encoding forkhead box protein J1-B-like isoform X3 codes for MPQSTGNPITSRASADRTRYSLLLQTVHNNDHQIPVPARSAEEVDYMTNHQVKPPYSYATMICMAMRASKQNKITLSAIYNWIKENFCYYRHAEPSWQNSIRHNLSLNKCFVKVPRRKDEPGKGGFWQIDSQHADLSVDGVFRRRRMPATHFYTQKNSKNHQSSQNRITQNHHLDRTQAHRRVSQRGAGAGHKPLRGGTKWATVHKSTLLTSNLREPEVLKGELDWAMVFDDILNGNSNDIDNLDMNLAVNTPGWEMELSHQESQGPGCHPGTWQGDGDHQHTHWSTGMNHDTTGGYSVDEVQQHLNLTGRQQQRISLAVQPQRHQEHQELTQFPEEQHRHPWEELKEEVPEVPITLDYTLNYCECFFTRMQPWGQ; via the exons ATGCCTCAAAGCACAGGCAATCCCATCACCTCCCGTGCCTCAGCGGACAGGACCAGATACTCCTTGCTTCTCCAAACAGTGCACAACAACGACCACCAGATCCCTGTCCCAGCCCGTTCCGCAGAGGAAGTAGACTATATGACAAACCATCAGGTGAAGCCTCCATATTCCTACGCCACGATGATCTGCATGGCTATGCGGGCCAGCAAACAGAACAAGATCACGTTGTCTGCTATCTATAATTGGATCAAAGAGAATTTCTGCTACTACAGACATGCTGAGCCCAGCTGGCAG AATTCTATCCGTCATAACCTGTCTCTGAACAAGTGCTTCGTGAAGGTGCCCAGGCGGAAGGATGAACCAGGGAAAGGAGGCTTCTGGCAGATCGACTCTCAGCATGCAGACTTGTCTGTCGATGGGGTCTTCAGGCGCCGCCGGATGCCTGCCACCCACTTCTACACCCAGAAAAACAGCAAGAACCATCAATCATCCCAGAACCGTATTACCCAGAATCACCACCTGGACCGCACCCAGGCCCATCGGAGAGTGTCCCAGAGGGGGGCAGGCGCTGGGCACAAACCTTTACGCGGTGGCACAAAGTGGGCAACAGTCCATAAGTCAACCCTGTTGACATCAAATCTCAGGGAACCAGAGGTGTTGAAGGGGGAATTAGACTGGGCTATGGTGTTTGATGACATTCTGAATGGAAACAGCAATGACATTGATAACCTAGACATGAACCTTGCAGTAAACACCCCTGGCTGGGAGATGGAGCTTTCCCATCAGGAATCGCAGGGACCAGGCTGTCACCCAGGAACGTGGCAGGGCGACGGAGACCACCAGCACACCCACTGGTCCACGGGAATGAATCATGACACCACGGGCGGCTACAGTGTGGACGAGGTTCAACAGCATCTAAACCTGACAGGGAGGCAGCAGCAACGGATTTCTTTGGCAGTTCAGCCACAACGCCATCAGGAGCATCAGGAGCTGACACAGTTCCCGGAGGAGCAGCACAGACACCCCTGGGAGGAGCTGAAGGAGGAGGTGCCGGAAGTGCCAATCACTCTGGACTACACTCTCAACTACTGTGAATGCTTCTTCACCAGGATGCAACCATGGGGACAGTAG